A single window of Undibacterium sp. 5I1 DNA harbors:
- a CDS encoding 16S rRNA (uracil(1498)-N(3))-methyltransferase, with product MPRFFCPLPLTIGASIDLPTDVAHHIFVLRLSAGENISLFNGEGGSYVATLVSVTKKSVIAEVKVFLPEECELPFALTLAQALPEASKMDWIIEKAIELGVTTIQPLSSQRCVVRLSAERAEKKLAHWQGIIVAAAEQCGRNRLAHLSPVMDLPKWLAQQDMHKRILLSPRADQSLADWARHHPAQSVSLMIGPEGGFSDDEEMLAIRQGVLTLSMGPRILRTETAGLAAIATLNAAWGGM from the coding sequence ATGCCTCGCTTCTTTTGCCCTTTACCGCTTACCATCGGCGCCTCGATTGATCTGCCTACAGATGTCGCTCACCATATATTTGTTTTACGACTTTCTGCTGGCGAGAACATTTCTCTGTTTAATGGCGAAGGCGGCAGTTATGTCGCCACCTTGGTGTCCGTTACAAAAAAAAGTGTCATCGCAGAAGTCAAAGTATTTTTACCGGAAGAATGCGAACTACCATTTGCCCTGACTTTGGCGCAGGCTTTGCCGGAAGCATCCAAGATGGATTGGATTATTGAAAAAGCGATTGAACTTGGCGTGACGACCATACAGCCATTGTCATCCCAACGTTGTGTGGTGAGATTATCGGCAGAGCGTGCTGAAAAAAAGCTCGCTCACTGGCAAGGCATTATCGTCGCTGCGGCGGAGCAATGTGGGCGTAATCGCCTGGCTCATTTGTCTCCAGTTATGGATTTGCCTAAATGGCTGGCACAGCAAGATATGCATAAACGCATTTTGTTATCGCCCAGAGCAGATCAATCGCTTGCCGACTGGGCACGTCATCACCCCGCGCAATCAGTCAGCCTGATGATCGGTCCTGAGGGTGGATTTTCTGATGATGAAGAAATGCTGGCGATCAGACAAGGTGTCTTGACCCTGAGTATGGGGCCACGCATCTTACGTACAGAAACCGCAGGTCTGGCGGCGATTGCGACATTAAATGCGGCGTGGGGAGGGATGTAA
- the tkt gene encoding transketolase, translated as MTTSIQPAMLTKMANAIRALSMDAVQKANSGHPGMPMGMADIAVALWSGHYRHNPSNPQWINRDRFLLSNGHGSMLHYSLLHLTGYDLSMDEIKNFRQLHSKTAGHPEVHITPGVETTTGPLGQGITNGVGMALAEKLLAAEFNEPGLNIVDHHTYVFMGDGCLMEGISHEACSLAGTLRLNKLIAFWDDNGISIDGHVEGWFTDDTPKRFEAYGWNVVRAVDGHNPAAVSAAIVAAKASDKPTLICCKTVIGKGSPNMEGTHNVHGAALGDKEIAAVRANIDWPYPPFEVPADIYAAWDAKASGNKMEGEWNAQFAAYTEQFPHKAAELTRRMKGELPANFDEVVASAINSCVEKKENIATRKASQNAIQAFAPSLPEFLGGSADLTGSNLTNWKECVAVRGNQAGNHINYGVREFGMSAMMNGIALHGGYIPFGATFLTFSDYSRNAIRMAALMKIRTLFVFTHDSIGLGEDGPTHQSVEHISSMRLIPNLDNWRPCDTVESAAAWAFAVKRHDGPSTLIFSRQNLPYQERSAQQIADVSRGGYVLQDVADAKAVLIATGSEIELAVKSAAELAKQGIPVRVVSMPSTDVFDRQDSAYKASVLGKGLPRIAIEAGVTDFWYKYVGLEGAVVGIDTFGESAPASVLFKYFGFTVENVVAKVKATLA; from the coding sequence ATGACCACATCTATACAGCCAGCTATGCTTACTAAAATGGCCAACGCCATCCGCGCTTTGTCTATGGACGCCGTACAAAAGGCCAATTCTGGCCATCCTGGTATGCCTATGGGGATGGCAGATATTGCCGTGGCACTGTGGAGTGGTCACTATCGCCATAATCCATCCAATCCACAATGGATCAACCGTGATCGCTTTTTGCTGTCGAACGGCCATGGTTCTATGTTGCATTATTCTTTACTGCATTTGACTGGCTATGATCTCAGCATGGACGAGATCAAAAATTTTCGTCAATTGCATTCTAAAACTGCGGGGCATCCAGAAGTCCACATCACACCTGGTGTAGAGACAACCACCGGTCCGCTAGGACAAGGGATTACCAATGGCGTTGGTATGGCCTTGGCTGAGAAATTGCTGGCGGCGGAATTTAATGAGCCTGGCCTAAACATCGTCGATCACCACACGTATGTATTTATGGGAGATGGCTGTTTGATGGAAGGTATTTCTCACGAGGCCTGTTCCTTAGCGGGCACCTTGCGTCTGAACAAACTGATTGCTTTTTGGGATGACAACGGTATTTCTATCGATGGTCATGTCGAGGGCTGGTTCACCGATGACACGCCTAAACGGTTTGAAGCGTATGGCTGGAATGTTGTAAGAGCAGTCGATGGTCACAATCCCGCTGCCGTGTCTGCCGCAATTGTTGCTGCCAAGGCCTCTGATAAACCAACACTGATTTGCTGCAAAACGGTGATCGGTAAGGGCTCTCCGAACATGGAAGGCACGCATAACGTCCACGGTGCTGCCTTGGGCGATAAAGAAATCGCTGCAGTTCGCGCCAATATCGATTGGCCATATCCACCATTTGAGGTACCTGCTGACATCTACGCAGCCTGGGACGCAAAAGCCAGTGGTAATAAAATGGAAGGCGAGTGGAATGCGCAATTTGCTGCCTACACAGAGCAGTTTCCGCACAAAGCGGCTGAACTGACTCGCCGCATGAAGGGTGAATTGCCAGCCAATTTTGACGAAGTCGTCGCCAGTGCCATTAATTCTTGCGTAGAGAAAAAAGAAAACATCGCTACCCGTAAAGCCAGCCAAAACGCGATTCAGGCCTTTGCGCCTTCATTGCCAGAATTCCTTGGTGGTTCTGCTGATTTGACGGGTTCTAACCTGACAAACTGGAAAGAATGTGTTGCGGTACGCGGTAATCAAGCCGGTAATCACATTAACTACGGCGTGCGTGAATTTGGTATGAGCGCGATGATGAATGGTATCGCTTTGCACGGCGGTTACATTCCTTTTGGCGCCACCTTCCTGACTTTCTCTGATTACAGCCGTAATGCGATCCGCATGGCGGCGCTGATGAAAATCCGTACCTTATTTGTCTTTACACATGACTCTATCGGTTTGGGTGAAGATGGTCCTACGCATCAATCAGTTGAGCACATTTCTAGTATGCGTTTGATCCCTAATCTGGATAACTGGCGTCCATGCGACACAGTGGAATCTGCAGCGGCCTGGGCTTTTGCAGTGAAGCGCCACGATGGTCCATCGACGCTGATTTTCTCGCGCCAAAACTTACCCTACCAAGAACGTAGCGCACAGCAAATTGCCGATGTTTCTCGCGGTGGTTATGTATTACAAGATGTTGCCGATGCTAAAGCCGTGCTGATTGCCACTGGTTCAGAAATTGAACTCGCGGTGAAATCAGCCGCCGAGCTGGCAAAGCAAGGCATACCTGTACGCGTCGTGTCTATGCCATCAACCGATGTCTTTGATCGTCAGGACTCAGCGTATAAAGCGAGCGTTCTCGGCAAAGGTTTGCCACGGATTGCAATCGAAGCTGGTGTAACTGACTTCTGGTACAAATATGTCGGCTTGGAAGGTGCTGTTGTCGGCATCGATACTTTTGGTGAATCAGCGCCTGCCAGCGTCTTGTTTAAATACTTCGGTTTTACAGTAGAAAACGTAGTTGCTAAAGTGAAAGCGACTTTAGCGTGA
- a CDS encoding GNAT family N-acetyltransferase produces MSKQSMSDASIIKEISLRRATVADAQAIAAVRIESWRATYRGVMPDEYLDEMKLDDSTAIWTRILNTSADELRCVFVAIADDEIIGFASGILLKEEKQGMHAELAAIYLRPAYQGLGIGQRMLQKVSRTLQAMGAKNMLVWVLTGNKAARQFYETFGGQFLIEQNFIWDELELQEVAYGWPDLNELTELHLTSAEVAPTLH; encoded by the coding sequence GTGAGTAAGCAAAGTATGAGCGATGCCAGCATCATTAAAGAAATCAGCTTGCGTCGTGCGACAGTCGCCGATGCGCAAGCGATTGCCGCTGTACGTATAGAAAGCTGGCGTGCTACTTATCGCGGTGTCATGCCTGATGAATATCTCGATGAAATGAAGCTTGATGACAGTACCGCAATCTGGACTCGTATTCTTAACACATCGGCTGATGAGCTACGTTGCGTATTCGTTGCCATTGCGGATGACGAGATTATTGGGTTCGCCTCCGGGATTCTGTTGAAGGAAGAAAAGCAGGGAATGCATGCAGAGTTAGCTGCGATTTATCTGCGCCCGGCTTATCAAGGTTTAGGTATCGGTCAACGGATGCTGCAAAAAGTCTCGCGTACTTTGCAAGCCATGGGTGCAAAGAATATGTTGGTCTGGGTCTTGACTGGTAACAAGGCAGCACGCCAGTTCTATGAAACTTTTGGCGGTCAATTTTTGATCGAGCAAAACTTCATCTGGGATGAGCTGGAGCTGCAAGAGGTTGCCTATGGCTGGCCAGATTTGAACGAGTTAACTGAATTGCATTTGACCTCGGCAGAGGTTGCGCCGACTTTGCACTGA
- the gap gene encoding type I glyceraldehyde-3-phosphate dehydrogenase yields the protein MTIRVAINGYGRIGRNILRAHYEGGKFKNEIQIVAINDLGNAESNAHLTRYDTAHGKFPGTVTVEGDTMIVNGDKIKVFAERNPANIPWGELNVDVVLECTGFFTTKEKASAHLAGGAKKVIISAPGGKDVDATIVYGVNHGVLKATDTVISNASCTTNCLAPLAKPLNDAIGIVNGLMTTIHAYTNDQVLTDVMHEDLRRARSATMSMIPTKTGAAAAVGLVLPELNGKLDGYAMRVPTINVSVVDLTFVAARDTSVEEINSVLKAASEGALKGILDYNTAPLVSVDFNHNPASSTYDETLTKVSGRLVKVSSWYDNEWGFSNRMLDTTVALMNAK from the coding sequence ATGACGATTCGCGTCGCAATCAACGGCTATGGCCGTATCGGTCGTAACATTCTGCGTGCCCACTACGAAGGTGGCAAATTCAAAAATGAGATTCAGATCGTAGCGATCAATGACCTCGGCAATGCAGAATCTAATGCTCACTTGACTCGTTACGACACTGCCCACGGCAAGTTCCCTGGCACAGTCACTGTCGAAGGCGATACCATGATCGTCAATGGCGACAAGATCAAGGTATTCGCTGAGCGTAATCCAGCGAATATCCCTTGGGGTGAGTTGAATGTCGATGTCGTGCTGGAATGCACCGGCTTCTTCACGACAAAAGAAAAAGCTTCTGCACATTTGGCCGGCGGCGCGAAAAAAGTCATCATCTCTGCACCTGGTGGCAAAGATGTTGACGCAACGATTGTGTATGGTGTGAACCACGGCGTATTGAAGGCAACCGATACCGTTATTTCTAACGCCTCTTGCACCACAAATTGCTTAGCACCTTTGGCGAAGCCTTTGAATGATGCGATCGGTATCGTCAACGGTTTGATGACGACCATCCATGCCTACACCAATGATCAGGTGTTGACTGATGTCATGCACGAAGACTTACGCCGCGCGCGCTCTGCCACGATGAGCATGATCCCGACTAAAACTGGCGCAGCAGCGGCAGTTGGACTGGTGTTGCCAGAGTTGAACGGCAAACTGGATGGTTACGCAATGCGCGTACCAACCATCAATGTATCTGTTGTCGATCTGACATTTGTTGCTGCCCGCGACACATCGGTAGAAGAAATCAATTCCGTATTAAAGGCAGCGTCCGAAGGTGCCTTAAAAGGTATTTTGGATTACAACACAGCGCCATTGGTTTCAGTCGATTTCAACCACAATCCAGCATCTAGTACTTATGACGAAACATTGACTAAAGTATCTGGTCGTTTAGTCAAAGTGTCTAGCTGGTATGACAACGAATGGGGTTTCTCTAACCGCATGTTGGATACAACGGTTGCCTTGATGAACGCGAAATAA
- the lepB gene encoding signal peptidase I — translation MFNPKKLMADNKGFILFMLGMVLVRSAMADFYLVPSSSMYPTLVEGDRVICNRLAYDVKLPFTDVVLKQVADPQRGDIVTFISPQDGVRLVKRLIAVPGDTVEMHDEQLVINGVPANYKEAFDSAENHLTPAREYSGKQLVYQETVGDKQHGIIIMPERQAMRSFGPVKVPEGQYLMLGDNRDNSKDSRYIGFVKRELITGRVSRLLFSLDGDNYYLPRLERVAART, via the coding sequence ATGTTTAATCCCAAAAAACTAATGGCCGACAATAAAGGCTTCATCCTGTTCATGCTCGGCATGGTGCTGGTGCGCAGTGCGATGGCAGATTTCTATCTGGTGCCTTCCAGTTCTATGTACCCAACGCTGGTAGAGGGTGACCGAGTAATTTGCAATCGCCTGGCCTACGACGTTAAGTTGCCGTTTACCGATGTCGTACTCAAGCAAGTTGCCGATCCGCAGCGCGGTGATATCGTTACTTTTATCTCACCGCAAGATGGTGTGAGATTAGTCAAACGCCTGATCGCAGTGCCTGGAGATACAGTTGAAATGCATGATGAACAGTTAGTCATCAATGGGGTGCCAGCCAATTACAAAGAAGCATTCGATAGTGCTGAAAATCATCTGACACCAGCTCGTGAATATTCCGGTAAACAGCTGGTGTATCAGGAGACGGTAGGAGATAAACAGCACGGCATTATCATCATGCCAGAGCGCCAAGCTATGCGATCTTTTGGTCCTGTCAAAGTGCCTGAGGGTCAATATCTGATGTTGGGCGACAATCGCGATAATAGCAAAGATTCGCGTTATATCGGTTTTGTGAAGCGGGAATTGATCACTGGGCGTGTCAGTCGCTTATTGTTTTCACTCGACGGTGATAATTATTATTTGCCGAGATTAGAGCGGGTTGCAGCGAGGACTTAA
- a CDS encoding IclR family transcriptional regulator yields the protein MKNDTLGSEKTAIQVIERLVSLLDALSRYQDPVSLKELAIVTGLHPSTAHRILNDLVTTRFVDRAEAGSYRLGMRLLELGNIVKSRLNVREAALEFMRTLHRQTHQTVNLSVRQGDQIVYIDRAFSERSGMQVVRAIGGRAPLHLTSTGKLFLSLDEPKAIRAYATRTGLAGHNKNSITDLHKLEKELSDVRENGYARDNEELELGVRCMAAGIRDDSGKMIAGLSISAPADRLQEEWLGDLISTAEQISETLGYVATSV from the coding sequence ATGAAAAACGATACGCTCGGCTCAGAAAAAACTGCCATTCAAGTAATAGAACGTCTAGTCTCACTACTAGATGCCTTGTCTCGCTACCAAGACCCGGTAAGTTTAAAAGAACTTGCCATTGTCACTGGTCTGCACCCCTCCACCGCACACCGGATTTTGAATGATCTGGTCACGACGCGTTTTGTAGACCGAGCTGAAGCCGGTTCTTATCGACTGGGCATGCGTCTGTTAGAGCTAGGCAATATAGTCAAAAGTCGTTTAAACGTGCGTGAGGCAGCGCTGGAATTTATGCGTACACTACATCGTCAGACGCACCAGACAGTCAACTTATCTGTGCGCCAAGGCGATCAGATTGTGTACATCGACCGCGCCTTTTCAGAGCGCTCCGGCATGCAGGTGGTACGCGCAATCGGCGGCAGAGCACCCCTGCATTTGACCTCTACGGGCAAATTATTTTTATCCCTGGACGAGCCAAAAGCAATCCGCGCTTACGCTACCCGCACAGGCCTCGCAGGACACAACAAAAACTCCATCACTGATTTACACAAGCTAGAAAAAGAACTTAGTGACGTGCGCGAAAATGGCTATGCACGCGACAATGAAGAGCTAGAGCTAGGAGTACGCTGCATGGCAGCAGGCATACGCGATGATAGTGGCAAGATGATTGCGGGTCTCTCGATTTCCGCACCAGCAGACCGCTTGCAAGAAGAATGGCTAGGCGATCTGATCTCTACCGCAGAGCAGATTTCAGAGACACTGGGTTATGTTGCTACATCAGTCTGA
- a CDS encoding diacylglycerol kinase, producing the protein MSDQEQAVSEFKSKSGLKRIFSAFFYSIDGFKSAWKNEHAFRQELVLVVIGIVVALALPVSSFEKLMMIASLLLILVVELINSAIEAVVDRVSLERHTLSKNAKDFGSAAVLLTFLISVGTWGVVLFNRFYY; encoded by the coding sequence ATGAGCGATCAAGAACAAGCCGTTAGCGAATTTAAAAGTAAGAGCGGTCTTAAACGTATTTTCTCCGCATTTTTTTATTCGATTGATGGATTTAAATCGGCCTGGAAAAATGAGCATGCATTCCGACAGGAGCTGGTCTTGGTAGTCATCGGTATTGTCGTCGCACTGGCGCTGCCGGTGTCATCGTTTGAGAAACTGATGATGATTGCCAGCTTGCTGTTGATCTTGGTGGTGGAGTTGATTAATTCAGCCATCGAGGCAGTGGTGGACAGGGTATCGCTAGAGCGTCATACCTTGTCTAAAAACGCGAAAGACTTTGGCAGCGCTGCTGTGCTGCTGACTTTTTTAATCTCGGTGGGCACTTGGGGTGTGGTTTTATTTAACCGCTTTTACTATTGA
- the cobT gene encoding nicotinate-nucleotide--dimethylbenzimidazole phosphoribosyltransferase translates to MTHIPHITSTHDLALSDALTTCINNKTKPLGSLGMLERLARQIGLIQQTTQPVLTQAAIIVFAGDHGVVAEGISAFPQDVTWQMVENFLAEGAAINVFARQNAIALHIVDAGVKHDFGVRTGLLDRKIAGSTRNFAKEAAMSAEQCLVALKNGQEIVAALPGNVLGFGEMGIGNTTSAAALMHQLTGIPVADCVGAGTGLDAAGIRRKQQVIEDAVKLHGKQSDPLAVLACFGGFEIATMVGAMLAAAERRMVLLIDGFIVTSALLVAARLQPAILDYCVFAHCSDESGHAKMLAALEARPLLQLDLRLGEGTGAALVYPLVQAAVNFMNQMATFESAQVSEKS, encoded by the coding sequence ATGACCCATATTCCTCACATAACTTCAACTCACGATCTCGCTTTATCTGACGCATTGACTACTTGCATCAACAATAAAACCAAGCCTTTGGGCAGTCTTGGTATGTTGGAGCGGCTCGCCAGGCAAATCGGATTGATTCAGCAAACTACTCAACCTGTGCTGACTCAGGCGGCGATTATTGTATTTGCGGGTGATCATGGTGTGGTGGCGGAAGGTATCTCCGCGTTTCCGCAAGATGTCACCTGGCAGATGGTAGAAAACTTTTTGGCAGAGGGTGCGGCGATCAATGTGTTTGCCCGACAAAACGCGATTGCGCTGCATATTGTGGATGCCGGTGTCAAGCATGACTTTGGCGTGCGTACGGGTTTGCTGGATCGTAAAATCGCTGGCAGCACGCGTAATTTTGCCAAAGAAGCTGCGATGTCGGCAGAACAGTGTTTGGTGGCGCTGAAGAACGGCCAAGAGATCGTCGCTGCTTTGCCTGGTAACGTGCTTGGTTTTGGCGAAATGGGTATAGGCAACACCACGTCCGCCGCTGCTTTAATGCATCAACTGACGGGCATCCCTGTTGCTGATTGTGTAGGTGCTGGTACTGGGTTGGATGCAGCAGGTATCCGCCGCAAGCAACAAGTGATTGAAGATGCGGTTAAATTGCATGGCAAACAGAGTGATCCTTTGGCAGTATTGGCCTGCTTTGGTGGATTCGAAATTGCAACGATGGTCGGTGCCATGCTGGCTGCGGCAGAGCGTCGCATGGTGTTACTGATTGATGGTTTTATTGTGACCAGCGCATTATTGGTCGCGGCCAGATTGCAGCCAGCTATTCTCGATTATTGCGTCTTCGCCCATTGCTCGGACGAGAGCGGACATGCCAAGATGCTGGCCGCATTAGAGGCGCGTCCTTTGCTGCAATTGGATTTGCGTTTAGGTGAGGGTACGGGTGCCGCCTTGGTGTATCCGTTAGTGCAAGCGGCAGTTAATTTTATGAATCAGATGGCGACGTTTGAATCAGCCCAAGTCAGCGAAAAATCCTGA
- a CDS encoding adenosylcobinamide-GDP ribazoletransferase, whose product MHQIRLFFIALQFFTRIPIPSWVGFEAAWLHQASRYFPAVGWVVGLVTATVFGLASLVLPQTVAVILSTVAGIMLTGAFHEDGFADVCDGFGGGMTPERVLDIMKDSRVGAYGAIGIGMLLLTKVSVLASMPASYVIPALLVAHPLSRLASCSLIFLMDYARLEGKAKPLAQHMSGLELVVACATVFLPALALFYVQLLPLKNLMLGVILLCLASWWLARLFKRRIAGYTGDCLGAVQQLSEVAFYLGLCSFI is encoded by the coding sequence ATGCATCAAATTCGCCTCTTTTTTATTGCCTTGCAATTTTTTACGCGTATCCCGATTCCGTCTTGGGTCGGGTTTGAGGCGGCGTGGTTACATCAGGCATCGCGTTATTTTCCGGCAGTTGGGTGGGTGGTCGGCTTGGTCACTGCGACGGTGTTTGGTTTGGCATCTCTGGTATTGCCACAGACGGTGGCGGTTATTTTGTCGACCGTGGCGGGCATTATGTTGACAGGCGCTTTTCACGAAGATGGTTTTGCCGATGTTTGCGATGGTTTTGGGGGAGGCATGACACCAGAGCGCGTATTAGACATCATGAAGGACTCACGTGTTGGAGCATATGGCGCGATTGGTATTGGCATGCTGCTGCTAACCAAAGTGAGTGTACTTGCCAGCATGCCTGCGTCGTATGTGATCCCTGCATTATTGGTCGCCCATCCCTTATCACGGTTGGCATCTTGCAGCCTGATTTTTTTGATGGACTATGCGCGGCTGGAAGGGAAAGCAAAGCCCTTAGCGCAGCATATGTCGGGGTTGGAATTAGTAGTCGCTTGCGCCACCGTTTTTTTACCGGCCCTAGCTTTATTTTATGTGCAGTTGCTGCCGTTAAAAAATCTTATGCTAGGCGTCATTTTGTTGTGTCTGGCAAGTTGGTGGCTGGCACGTCTGTTCAAGCGCAGGATTGCGGGTTACACCGGTGATTGTCTGGGCGCGGTGCAGCAATTGTCCGAAGTCGCGTTTTATCTCGGTCTATGCAGCTTTATCTGA
- a CDS encoding histidine phosphatase family protein, which yields MQLYLIRHPKPEIVSGICYGRSDILSSEVECELVLPALRAALPADIPVYSSPLQRCALLANYLHPAPVFDPRLMEMDFGDWELKSWDQIPRAEIDAWAADVSNYRPGGAENVTEMAARVIHFLQDAKNIMMNAGQQHLAVVCHAGTMRLMLAYQPAIDLIALAKRVESYPQTIGFGECKQLQLGECNI from the coding sequence ATGCAGCTTTATCTGATCCGTCACCCCAAGCCCGAGATCGTATCCGGTATTTGTTACGGGCGCTCTGACATCCTTAGTTCAGAGGTTGAATGTGAATTGGTATTGCCTGCATTAAGAGCCGCATTACCTGCGGATATTCCAGTCTATTCCAGCCCTTTACAACGATGCGCGCTGCTGGCAAATTATTTGCATCCTGCGCCTGTTTTCGACCCACGTTTGATGGAGATGGATTTTGGTGATTGGGAATTAAAGAGCTGGGATCAGATTCCGCGCGCAGAGATTGATGCCTGGGCTGCTGATGTCAGTAATTACCGGCCTGGTGGTGCAGAAAACGTAACAGAGATGGCAGCACGCGTGATACATTTTCTGCAAGATGCAAAAAACATAATGATGAATGCAGGACAACAGCATCTTGCAGTAGTATGTCACGCAGGTACGATGCGTTTAATGTTGGCATATCAGCCTGCAATCGATCTTATTGCTTTAGCAAAACGGGTAGAGAGCTATCCACAAACGATAGGTTTTGGTGAATGCAAACAATTGCAACTAGGCGAATGTAACATTTAG
- a CDS encoding PilZ domain-containing protein: MIELRKSPRVNVTWRAVIKLANGQLMPAKIVNISTGGVLLQCPEKLEVNAEYQIMMEVPSIDFAKKEQFKVPCKAHIQHIILTGDFYRVGVKFSELSDLHQRLLDAWISKSTVSDQSN, translated from the coding sequence ATGATAGAACTACGTAAAAGTCCCAGGGTGAATGTCACCTGGCGAGCCGTAATCAAGCTGGCAAACGGGCAATTGATGCCTGCAAAAATCGTGAATATTTCGACGGGTGGCGTATTGCTACAGTGCCCAGAAAAGTTGGAAGTCAATGCCGAATACCAAATCATGATGGAAGTACCTAGCATCGATTTCGCCAAGAAAGAACAATTTAAAGTTCCTTGCAAAGCCCACATACAACATATCATTTTGACTGGCGATTTTTATCGGGTCGGGGTGAAGTTTAGCGAACTGTCCGATTTGCATCAGCGCTTGCTCGATGCCTGGATTTCCAAATCCACTGTAAGCGATCAATCTAATTAG